The stretch of DNA TCTTTGACGCACTCCGTGTTTGTAGTTCTATCTCAAGAGTAAATCTACTTGATGATCGTTCAATAGAGTAGCACAGCAGTGCTAGCACTTATTAAATCTTAGTGGAATCAATAACTTCAACTGAAAAGGAACACTATACATGGATTTTTCAATCGCTACAATTCTGGCTCAATTTGTAGATGACAAATTAGTCGCAGCAAAGAATCTAGAAAAAAAACTAGGTTGCGAGGATGAGGAAAGTATTCAAAAATTACAAATTGCTTTGGATGCTTTAGAAAAAATTGGGATTTTAACCAAAGAAAGAGGAAAATATCGTCGCTTATACGAAAATGATGTAGTAGAAGCCAAACTACGTTGTTCGAGTAAAGGATTTTGTTTTGCGATTCAAGATGAAGAAAATGCTGATGACATCTATGTCAGGGAAAGTCATTTAAGTAATGCTTGGAATGGCGATCGCGTCTTGATTAAAATTATTAAAGAAGGTAGTCGTCGTCGTTCTCCTGAAGGAGAAGTCAAGTTAATTTTAGAAAGAGCTAATCCTTCTTTACTGGCTACAGTTAATGCTGTTGACAGTAGTTATCGTGCTACACCGCTTGATGATCGTTTATTATTTGAATTAGATCTCAAGCAAAATGGACAAGATTTGGCGGAAGCTGTTGAACATCTAGTTCATGTTTCAGTTTTGCGTTATCCCATCGGACAGTATCCTCCTTTAGGAAAAGTTACCAAAATTCTGGGTAGTGATGCGGAGGAAGCTTCGGATGTTGATATTGTTTCTTGTAAACACGATTTAGTTCAAAATTTTACCGAGTCAGCACTAAAAGCAGCATCCTCTTTACCAACCAGAATTCCTGCTGCTGAGATTAAAAAACGATTAGATCTGCGGGATAAATTAACTGTTGCGATCGAACCAGAGACGGAAGAGGACAATCCTTGGATTGAAAATGCTTTAACTTTAGAAAAAACGGACAATGATAATTGGCAATTAGGAATTCATATTGCTGATGTGGCTCATTATATCGAACAGGATTCTCCTTTAGACCGCGCAGGTAAAAAACGGGTTACCGCAATTAACCTACGAAAAAAAATCTTACCCATGCTGCCCGAACAAGTAGCGAAAGTGTGTTCTTTAATCCCAGGTAAAGATCGTTTAACTATTTCTGTTTTAATTGAAATTAATAATCAAGGGGAAGTAGTCGAATATTCGATTAAACCTTCGGTAGTTAAAGTCGATCATAAAATTACTTATAATCAAGTACAGTCTTTACTAGGAGAAAAAGCTGAAGAAGATGAAAAATCAGCAGCTTTAGGCAATCTTTTTAACGAACTATTTTTTAATGTAAGTCCTTTAATTAAAGCACAAAGATTACAAAGAGGAGGGTTTGAAATTGCTACTCCTGAAATTTACAATCTATATAAAGATGAAGGTAGATTGGGAGTGATCTTAACTTCTTCTACCTTACCTGTTCGTTCTTTATTAACTGAATTAATGGTTTTAGTAGGTAGATTAGTTGCCCAACATCTCCAAGCTTTACAAGTACCAGGAATTTATTGTACTCAACCAGAACCAGATGTTGATGAGTTGGAAGATTTACTCAAACTAGGCAGCAATTTACAACTACGCTTAGATTTAGATGCCGAAGGAGATGTTACGCCCCAAGATTATCAAGCTTTAACTCAAGAATTTAGCAAGTCTCCCGAAGCAATGGTACTCAACTACATTTTGCAAGGAACATTTAAACCAGTTAAATATAGCACTAAACCTGCTGCTCATTTTGGTTTAGCTTATAGTGATGGTTATACTCACTGCATTTCTCCTGGACAAAGATATGTCGATCTTTTGATTCAAAGAATTCTCAAAACCGTCTTTGAATACGGCCGCGATCGCCGTCATAGTCGAGCTAAAACTGGTGTAGATTTATTTAGTAGCAGCAGTCATGGTGAAATTAATTGGAATGTTTTACCACCTCAGATGCAAGAGGAAATGGAAACTGAATTACACGCCGTAATTCCTCATCTCAATGACCGCGAAAAACTAGCCGAAGATGCAGAAAAAGACTTAGATGGTTTGAAAAAAGCCGAGAAAATGAAAGAAAGAACTGGTAAAATTTTTGAAGGTTTAATTACAGGCGTACAATCCTACGGATTTTTTGTAGAAATTGAAGACTTATTAGTAGAAGGATTAGTTCACGTCAGTTCTCTCAAAGATGATTGGTACGAATATCGTTCTCGTCACAGTTGTTTAGTCGGCAGAAAAAACCGCATTGCTTATCGTTTGGGCGATCGCGTAGAAGTAGAGGTGAAAAGCGTTGATTATTACCGTCAGCAAATCGATTTAGTTACTGTTGGTGGTGGTTCAACTGCCAGTAATGCCGATTTAGAAGAAGAATAGTTGCTAATTTAAACAATAGGGGGCATTCCAAGACTTGAATAAAAAACTAAGGATGAAATTAATATGTTCTGTTCAATTTCAGTCTTAGCCCCTTTTAATGGTATTTGCCCAAAAGCAATCTAAACAAGCAATAATAAACACAATGACTCAATCAATCCTAGAACAAGTAATCGATCTAGCCAAACAAAAAGGTATCACAGCAGAAGCTTATTATCGTGCTAGTCAAGATACACCGATTGAATTTGCTAATAATCGCTTAAAATCACTCTCTACCAAAGCTTCAGAAGGAATTGCCCTTAGAATTATTGCTGATGGACGTTTAGGTTTTGCTAGTTCAACCGATTTAACTAGACTAGAAGAATTAATTGATGCTGCGATCGCAACTGCTACCATTGGCGATCCGATAGAATTTGCTTTTGCTGAAAATTTTCATCTCACCACTCCCGACAGTCATTATCAACCACCAACCACAGCAAGTTTAGTAGAAGTGGGAGAAAACTTAATTGAAAAAGTTCATCAATACAATCCCGAAATTTTAGTAGATGTTAACTTTGGGATTCGTTCTAGTCAAACTAAACTCGCCACTACTACCGATGTGTATACCGAACGTAGTAATCATGTAGTTAGTGCCAGTCTATCAGGAAACTTAGTTCGAGGTGAAGACTTTTTACAAGCTTACTCCTATGATGTGACAAGCGATCGTGAACCAGATTACAATCAAATTCTAGATAAATTATTACAAAAGTACCAACGAGCCGAACAAACAGCAAC from Stanieria cyanosphaera PCC 7437 encodes:
- a CDS encoding ribonuclease R family protein, giving the protein MDFSIATILAQFVDDKLVAAKNLEKKLGCEDEESIQKLQIALDALEKIGILTKERGKYRRLYENDVVEAKLRCSSKGFCFAIQDEENADDIYVRESHLSNAWNGDRVLIKIIKEGSRRRSPEGEVKLILERANPSLLATVNAVDSSYRATPLDDRLLFELDLKQNGQDLAEAVEHLVHVSVLRYPIGQYPPLGKVTKILGSDAEEASDVDIVSCKHDLVQNFTESALKAASSLPTRIPAAEIKKRLDLRDKLTVAIEPETEEDNPWIENALTLEKTDNDNWQLGIHIADVAHYIEQDSPLDRAGKKRVTAINLRKKILPMLPEQVAKVCSLIPGKDRLTISVLIEINNQGEVVEYSIKPSVVKVDHKITYNQVQSLLGEKAEEDEKSAALGNLFNELFFNVSPLIKAQRLQRGGFEIATPEIYNLYKDEGRLGVILTSSTLPVRSLLTELMVLVGRLVAQHLQALQVPGIYCTQPEPDVDELEDLLKLGSNLQLRLDLDAEGDVTPQDYQALTQEFSKSPEAMVLNYILQGTFKPVKYSTKPAAHFGLAYSDGYTHCISPGQRYVDLLIQRILKTVFEYGRDRRHSRAKTGVDLFSSSSHGEINWNVLPPQMQEEMETELHAVIPHLNDREKLAEDAEKDLDGLKKAEKMKERTGKIFEGLITGVQSYGFFVEIEDLLVEGLVHVSSLKDDWYEYRSRHSCLVGRKNRIAYRLGDRVEVEVKSVDYYRQQIDLVTVGGGSTASNADLEEE